In a genomic window of Erigeron canadensis isolate Cc75 chromosome 5, C_canadensis_v1, whole genome shotgun sequence:
- the LOC122599529 gene encoding probable receptor-like serine/threonine-protein kinase At4g34500 yields the protein MENPSDNVAFLSSKLAPLRIAIDDIVSATDNFSKKNFIKRGHFTDIYKGKLLLRSKEDWIDVVIRRYLPSFRLLQNEFLREIQKHSDLINHTNTLPIVGFCDENGEKIMVFEYQQNGSLEKYITDPTALTWSQKLKICLGAASFLRHVHENIESGLQQNNGFDHEIKSSKILLDKDWEARVFCFGFDIRHYVTRINLSFSRSSYTDPEYNGSHMSDVYAFGVILFEVICGKKAAEVNNKDGGSGYDSFVRMVKKHYEDRRTLNDIINPDLRKQKNRFSLPIVSEIAYNCVQEGSKRPSMNRIVEGLEQALYISLKEEKLMEIQLDVILSATNKFDETCCIGKGGYGKVYKAQLYLSEIMNDDKLPRYRTTVAIKHITRKDEIVNKEFRDDLEFLHGCDHPNILHLFGFCVEGERILVCEYASNGSLDDYLESVDKIINLTWDQRLKMCLGIANGLNYLHKAMGDKRVIIHRDIKSGNILLDENLEVKIADFGLSIFHPTNNPESTIYPKILAGTPGYADPEYMKTGKLRVESDIYSFGVVLFEILSGKLAYDPFYTNQHEKGLAPTARKHFNNGTIMELVDARLMNEAHELSSTLKLGPDKRSLVAFCEVASKCLAKTQVLRPKMNFIIEELVKALHFQVSHCFKVMVTLYLSYIYPYYHIKYFFIVLKLNNIKHQITRLCPLTIDFESTLVCKKIGIR from the exons ATGGAAAACCCTTCAGATAATGTGGCTTTTTTAAGCTCGAAACTAGCTCCCTTAAGAATAGCAATTGATGATATAGTATCTGCTACCGACAACTTTTCCAAAAAAAACTTCATAAAACGAGGTCATTTTACAGATATTTACAAAGGAAAACTACTTTTGCGGTCTAAAGAAGATTGGATCGATGTTGTTATTCGGAGGTATCTTCCTTCATTCAGGCTATTACAAAATGAGTTCTTGAGAGAGATCCAAAAACACTCTGACCTGATTAACCATACAAATACTCTGCCTATAGTTGGGTTCTGTGACGAGAATGGTGAGAAAATCATGGTTTTCGAGTATCAACAAAACGGAAGTCTCGAAAAATATATAACTGATCCAACGGCTCTCACTTGGTcccaaaaattgaaaatatgtcTAGGTGCCGCTAGTTTTTTGCGACATGTTCATGAAAATATTGAAAGTGGTCTACAACAGAATAATGGGTTTGACCATGAAATCAAGAGCTCTAAAATTCTGTTAGATAAAGATTGGGAAGCCAGGGTATTTTGTTTTGGATTTGACATACGACATTACGTTACTCGTATAAATTTATCGTTTTCAAGATCTAGCTACACAGACCCAGAATATAATGGATCCCATATGTCTGATGTATACGCTTTCGGAGTAATATTGTTTGAAGTCATATGTGGGAAGAAAGCAGCAGAGGTTAATAATAAAGACGGCGGTAGTGGATATGATTCATTTGTTCGAATGGTCAAGAAACACTATGAAGATCGAAGAACCTTAAATGACATTATCAATCCTGATCTAAGGAAACAAAAGAACCGGTTTTCGTTGCCGATCGTGTCAGAAATAGCTTATAATTGTGTCCAGGAAGGAAGCAAGCGCCCAAGCATGAATCGGATAGTGGAAGGACTTGAGCAAGCGTTGTATATTTCTTTGAAAGAGGAAAAGCTT ATGGAAATTCAACTTGATGTCATATTGTCGGCCACCAACAAGTTTGATGAAACATGTTGTATTGGCAAGGGGGGATATGGGAAAGTGTATAAAGCACAACTCTATCTTTCTGAAATCATGAATGATGATAAATTGCCTAGATATCGAACTACAGTAGCCATAAAACACATTACGCGTAAAGACGAGATAGTGAACAAAGAGTTCCGAGACGACCTAGAATTTCTACATGGATGTGATCATCCCAACATACTTcatctttttggattttgtgTTGAAGGTGAAAGGATTCTTGTGTGTGAGTATGCTTCTAACGGAAGTCTCGATGATTATCTCGAAAGTGTAGACAAAATAATTAATCTTACATGGGATCAACGATTGAAGATGTGCCTTGGTATCGCAAATGGCTTAAATTACCTGCACAAAGCCATGGGCGACAAAAGAGTTATAATACACCGTGATATAAAGAGCGGTAACATTCTTTTGGATGAGAATTTGGAGGTCAAGATTGCTGATTTCGGGCTTTCTATATTCCACCCTACAAATAACCCGGAAAGCACTATATACCCAAAGATATTGGCAGGCACACCAGGGTATGCGGATCCAGAATACATGAAGACCGGCAAGTTGAGAGTAGAATCCGATATTTACTCTTTTGGAGTAGTTTTATTTGAAATTCTATCCGGTAAGTTGGCCTATGATCCATTTTACACCAACCAACATGAGAAGGGGCTTGCACCTACGGCACGAAAACACTTCAATAACGGAACAATAATGGAATTGGTAGATGCAAGATTAATGAATGAAGCTCATGAACTCAGTTCCACACTAAAATTAGGACCAGATAAACGTTCTTTAGTCGCATTTTGTGAAGTCGCATCTAAGTGTTTGGCAAAAACTCAAGTCCTTCGTCCAAAAATGAATTTCATAATCGAAGAACTTGTGAAAGCATTACATTTTCAAGTAAGTCATTGTTTCAAGGTTATGGTAACATTATATCTATCTTATATATATCCATACTATCATATAAAATATTTCTTCATTGTCTTAAAACTTAACAATATAAAACACCAAATTACTAGATTGTGTCCATTGACTATCGATTTTGAAAGTACATTAGTTTGCAAGAAAATTGGAATAAGATAG